One window of Strigops habroptila isolate Jane chromosome Z, bStrHab1.2.pri, whole genome shotgun sequence genomic DNA carries:
- the MBTPS1 gene encoding membrane-bound transcription factor site-1 protease isoform X1, with protein MKPFSLMTMKFASIWFVLVVILLCGKKHFSTRLENSSHEAHICPGCSSLALKVEFTSTVVEHEYIVAFNGYFTAKARSKFISSALKSSDIENWRIMPRNNPATDYPSDFEVIQINEKQKDGVLTLEDHPNIKRVTPQRKVFRSLKYSESDPVLHCNETRWTQKWQSSRPLRRASLSLGSGFWHATGRHSSRRLLRAIPRQVAQTLQADVLWQMGYTGAGVRVAVFDTGLSEKHPHFKNVKERTNWTNERTLDDGLGHGTFVAGVIASMRECQGFAPNAELHIFRVFTNNQVSYTSWFLDAFNYAILKKIDVLNLSIGGPDFMDHPFVDKVWELTANNVIMVSAIGNDGPLYGTLNNPADQMDVIGVGGIDFEDNIARFSSRGMTTWELPGGYGRVKPDIVTYGSGVRGSGMKGGCRSLSGTSVASPVVAGAVTLLVSTVQKREMVNPASMKQALIASARRLPGVNMFEQGHGKLDLLRAYQILNSYKPQASLSPSYIDLTECPYMWPYCSQPIYYGGMPTIVNVTILNGMGVTGRIVDKPDWQPYLPQNGDNIEVAFSYSPVLWPWSGYLAISISVAKKAASWEGIAQGHVMITVSSPAENESKNGAEQTSTVKLPIKVKIIPTPPRSKRVLWDQYHNLRYPPGYFPRDNLRMKNDPLDWNGDHIHTNFRDMYQHLRSMGYFVEVLGSPFTCFDASQYGTLLMVDSEEEYFPEEITKLRRDIDNGLSLIVFSDWYNTSVMRKVKFYDENTRQWWMPDTGGANIPALNDLLSVWNMAFSDGLYEGDFSMANHEMNYASGCSIAKFPEDGIVIAQTFKDQGLEVLKQETAVVENVPILGLYQVPSEGSGRIVLYGDSNCLDDSHRQKDCFWLLDSLLQYTSYGVTPPSLSHSENRQRPPSGAGYSLPERMEVAGNHLHRYSKVLEGHLGDPKPRALPACPHLSWAKPQPLNETAPSNLWKHQKLLSIDLDKVALPSFRQNRPQVRPLSPGESGAWDIPGGIMPGRYNQDVGQTIPVFAFLGAMVVLAFFVVQINKAKSRPKRRKPRVKRPQLMQQVHPPKTPSV; from the exons ATGAAACCATTTTCTCTTATGACCATGAAGTTTGCAAGCATCTGGTTTGTTCTGGTTGTTATTTTACTCTGTGGCAAAAAACACTTCAGTACCAGGCTAGAGAATTCCTCTCATGAAGCTCACATATGTCCTGGATGTTCTAGCCTGGCTTTGAAAGTGGAATTCACTTCGACAGTCGTGGAGCATG AGTACATTGTGGCTTTTAATGGATACTTCACAGCTAAAGCTAGAAGTAAATTTATTTCAAGTGCATTAAAAAGTAGTGATATTGAGAACTGGAGGATCATGCCTCGCAACAACCCAGCCACTGACTATCCTAGTGATTTTGAAGTTATTCAGAtcaatgagaaacagaaagatggAGTACTGACACTGGAAGATCACCCAAACATCAAGCGTGTAACACCTCAGCGGAAGGTCTTCCGATCGCTCAAATATTCGGAGT CTGATCCAGTGTTGCACTGCAATGAAACCAGATGGACTCAAAAGTGGCAGTCATCTCGTCCCTTGAGAAGAGCAAGTCTTTCTTTAGGTTCTGGCTTCTGGCATGCAACAGGTCGACACTCAAGCAGGCGTTTGCTGAGAGCTATCCCTCGCCAAGTTGCTCAGACCTTGCAGGCAGATGTCCTCTGGCAGATGGGTTACACAG GTGCTGGTGTAAGAGTAGCTGTGTTTGACACTGGTCTGAGTGAGAAACACCCACATTTCAAAAATGTAAAGGAGAGAACAAACTGGACTAATGAGAGAACCTTGGATGATG GCTTAGGCCATGGAACTTTTGTAGCAGGTGTGATAGCCAGCATGAGAGAATGCCAGGGATTTGCTCCAAATGCTGAACTGCACATTTTTAGAGTGTTCACCAATAACCAG GTCTCATACACATCTTGGTTTCTCGATGCCTTTAATTACGCAATTTTAAAGAAGATAGATGTATTGAATCTAAGTATTGGTGGGCCAGACTTCATGGATCATCCATTTGTTGACAAA GTATGGGAACTGACAGCTAACAATGTCATCATGGTCTCTGCTATTGGCAACGATGGCCCTTTGTATGG GACTCTAAATAACCCTGCTGACCAGATGGATGTGATTGGAGTGGGTGGCATTGACTTTGAAGATAATATAGCTCGCTTTTCATCTAGGGGAATGACCACTTGG GAGCTGCCTGGAGGTTACGGTAGAGTGAAGCCTGATATTGTTACTTATGGCTCTGGAGTGAGAGGTTCTGGTATGAAAGGTGGATGCCGCTCTCTCTCTGGGACAAGTGTAGCATCTCCTGTGGTGGCAGGTGCTGTTACTTTGTTAGTGAG CACAGTTCAGAAGCGTGAAATGGTGAATCCAGCAAGTATGAAGCAGGCACTTATTGCATCAGCACGTAGACTTCCTGGAGTCAACATGTTTGAACAAGGACATGGCAAGTTGGATCTTCTGAGAGCTTATCAGATCCTCAACAGCTATAAACCACAAGCCAG TTTGAGTCCAAGCTATATTGACCTGACGGAATGTCCCTACATGTGGCCCTATTGTTCTCAGCCCATATATTATGGAGGGATGCCAACCATTGTTAATGTTACTATCCTTAATGGTATGGGAGTCACTGGGAGAATTGTAGACAAG cCAGACTGGCAACCCTATCTCCCACAAAATGGGGATAATATTGAAGTGGCTTTCTCCTATTCCCCTGTGTTGTGGCCTTGGTCTGGATACTTAGCAATTTCCATCTCTGTAGCAAAGAAGGCAGCGTCTTGGGAAGGCATTGCTCAAGGTCATGTTATGATCACGGTATCATCccctgcagaaaatgaa TCTAAGAATGGTGCAGAGCAGACTTCAACGGTGAAGCTTCCAATAAAAGTGAAGATAATTCCTACTCCACCTCGTAGTAAGCGAGTCCTTTGGGATCAATATCATAATCTCCGTTATCCACCAGGATACTTCCCCAGGGATAATTTGAGGATGAAGAATGATCCATTAGATTG GAATGGTGATCATATCCATACAAACTTCAGGGACATGTACCAGCACCTAAGAAGCATGGGGTACTTTGTTGAGGTTCTTGGTTCCCCATTTACATGTTTTGATGCCAGTCAGTATG GCACTTTACTGATGGTGGACAGTGAGGAAGAGTATTTTCCTGAAGAGATCACCAAGCTGAGGAGGGATATTGATAATGGACTTTCACTTATAGTGTTTAGTGACTGGTACAACACATCTGTGATGAGAAAAGTCAAGTTTTATGATGAAAACACAAG ACAGTGGTGGATGCCGGATACTGGAGGTGCCAATATACCAGCTCTCAATGATCTGCTTTCTGTCTGGAATATGGCCTTCAGTGATGGGCTCTATGAAGGTGATTTTAGCATGGCAAATCATGAAA TGAATTATGCATCAGGATGCAGTATTGCAAAGTTTCCAGAAGATGGCATTGTCATTGCACAGACTTTTAAGGATCAAG GTCTTGAAGTTTTAAAGCAGGAGACTGCTGTAGTTGAAAATGTCCCTATTTTGGGACTTTACCAAGTTCCTTCTGAAGGCAGTGGCAGGATTGTTTTGTATGGCGACTCTAACTGCTTGGATGACAGCCATCGACAGAAAG ATTGCTTTTGGCTCCTGGATTCCCTCCTGCAGTACACTTCTTATGGGGTGACACCGCCGAGTCTCAGCCATTCGGAAAACAGACAGCGCCCGCCATCGGGAGCAGGCTACTCTCTCCCTGAGCGGATGGAAG TTGCAGGTAACCATCTGCATCGATACTCAAAGGTGCTCGAGGGTCACTTGGGAGACCCTAAACCCCGGGCCCTGCCTGCTTGTCCTCACCTGTCCTGGGCCAAACCACAGCCTTTGAATGAAACTGCTCCCAG CAACCTTTGGAAACATCAGAAATTACTGTCAATTGACCTCGATAAAGTGGCTTTGCCCAGTTTTCGACAGAACCGACCCCAAGTGAGACCATTGTCCCCTGGAGAAAGTGGTGCGTGGGATATTCCTGGAG GTATAATGCCTGGCCGGTACAACCAGGACGTAGGACAGACTATTCcagtctttgcttttcttggtgCCATGGTGGTTCTGGCGTTCTTTGTGGTGCAGATCAACAAAGCGAAGAGCAGGCCAAAGAGACGGAAACCACGAGTGAAGCGACCACAGCTCATGCAACAGGTTCACCCACCAAAGACACCTTCGGTGTGA
- the MBTPS1 gene encoding membrane-bound transcription factor site-1 protease isoform X2 gives MKPFSLMTMKFASIWFVLVVILLCGKKHFSTRLENSSHEAHICPGCSSLALKVEFTSTVVEHEYIVAFNGYFTAKARSKFISSALKSSDIENWRIMPRNNPATDYPSDFEVIQINEKQKDGVLTLEDHPNIKRVTPQRKVFRSLKYSESDPVLHCNETRWTQKWQSSRPLRRASLSLGSGFWHATGRHSSRRLLRAIPRQVAQTLQADVLWQMGYTGAGVRVAVFDTGLSEKHPHFKNVKERTNWTNERTLDDGLGHGTFVAGVIASMRECQGFAPNAELHIFRVFTNNQVSYTSWFLDAFNYAILKKIDVLNLSIGGPDFMDHPFVDKVWELTANNVIMVSAIGNDGPLYGTLNNPADQMDVIGVGGIDFEDNIARFSSRGMTTWELPGGYGRVKPDIVTYGSGVRGSGMKGGCRSLSGTSVASPVVAGAVTLLVSTVQKREMVNPASMKQALIASARRLPGVNMFEQGHGKLDLLRAYQILNSYKPQASLSPSYIDLTECPYMWPYCSQPIYYGGMPTIVNVTILNGMGVTGRIVDKPDWQPYLPQNGDNIEVAFSYSPVLWPWSGYLAISISVAKKAASWEGIAQGHVMITVSSPAENESKNGAEQTSTVKLPIKVKIIPTPPRSKRVLWDQYHNLRYPPGYFPRDNLRMKNDPLDWNGDHIHTNFRDMYQHLRSMGYFVEVLGSPFTCFDASQYGTLLMVDSEEEYFPEEITKLRRDIDNGLSLIVFSDWYNTSVMRKVKFYDENTRQWWMPDTGGANIPALNDLLSVWNMAFSDGLYEGDFSMANHEMNYASGCSIAKFPEDGIVIAQTFKDQGLEVLKQETAVVENVPILGLYQVPSEGSGRIVLYGDSNCLDDSHRQKDCFWLLDSLLQYTSYGVTPPSLSHSENRQRPPSGAGYSLPERMEGNHLHRYSKVLEGHLGDPKPRALPACPHLSWAKPQPLNETAPSNLWKHQKLLSIDLDKVALPSFRQNRPQVRPLSPGESGAWDIPGGIMPGRYNQDVGQTIPVFAFLGAMVVLAFFVVQINKAKSRPKRRKPRVKRPQLMQQVHPPKTPSV, from the exons ATGAAACCATTTTCTCTTATGACCATGAAGTTTGCAAGCATCTGGTTTGTTCTGGTTGTTATTTTACTCTGTGGCAAAAAACACTTCAGTACCAGGCTAGAGAATTCCTCTCATGAAGCTCACATATGTCCTGGATGTTCTAGCCTGGCTTTGAAAGTGGAATTCACTTCGACAGTCGTGGAGCATG AGTACATTGTGGCTTTTAATGGATACTTCACAGCTAAAGCTAGAAGTAAATTTATTTCAAGTGCATTAAAAAGTAGTGATATTGAGAACTGGAGGATCATGCCTCGCAACAACCCAGCCACTGACTATCCTAGTGATTTTGAAGTTATTCAGAtcaatgagaaacagaaagatggAGTACTGACACTGGAAGATCACCCAAACATCAAGCGTGTAACACCTCAGCGGAAGGTCTTCCGATCGCTCAAATATTCGGAGT CTGATCCAGTGTTGCACTGCAATGAAACCAGATGGACTCAAAAGTGGCAGTCATCTCGTCCCTTGAGAAGAGCAAGTCTTTCTTTAGGTTCTGGCTTCTGGCATGCAACAGGTCGACACTCAAGCAGGCGTTTGCTGAGAGCTATCCCTCGCCAAGTTGCTCAGACCTTGCAGGCAGATGTCCTCTGGCAGATGGGTTACACAG GTGCTGGTGTAAGAGTAGCTGTGTTTGACACTGGTCTGAGTGAGAAACACCCACATTTCAAAAATGTAAAGGAGAGAACAAACTGGACTAATGAGAGAACCTTGGATGATG GCTTAGGCCATGGAACTTTTGTAGCAGGTGTGATAGCCAGCATGAGAGAATGCCAGGGATTTGCTCCAAATGCTGAACTGCACATTTTTAGAGTGTTCACCAATAACCAG GTCTCATACACATCTTGGTTTCTCGATGCCTTTAATTACGCAATTTTAAAGAAGATAGATGTATTGAATCTAAGTATTGGTGGGCCAGACTTCATGGATCATCCATTTGTTGACAAA GTATGGGAACTGACAGCTAACAATGTCATCATGGTCTCTGCTATTGGCAACGATGGCCCTTTGTATGG GACTCTAAATAACCCTGCTGACCAGATGGATGTGATTGGAGTGGGTGGCATTGACTTTGAAGATAATATAGCTCGCTTTTCATCTAGGGGAATGACCACTTGG GAGCTGCCTGGAGGTTACGGTAGAGTGAAGCCTGATATTGTTACTTATGGCTCTGGAGTGAGAGGTTCTGGTATGAAAGGTGGATGCCGCTCTCTCTCTGGGACAAGTGTAGCATCTCCTGTGGTGGCAGGTGCTGTTACTTTGTTAGTGAG CACAGTTCAGAAGCGTGAAATGGTGAATCCAGCAAGTATGAAGCAGGCACTTATTGCATCAGCACGTAGACTTCCTGGAGTCAACATGTTTGAACAAGGACATGGCAAGTTGGATCTTCTGAGAGCTTATCAGATCCTCAACAGCTATAAACCACAAGCCAG TTTGAGTCCAAGCTATATTGACCTGACGGAATGTCCCTACATGTGGCCCTATTGTTCTCAGCCCATATATTATGGAGGGATGCCAACCATTGTTAATGTTACTATCCTTAATGGTATGGGAGTCACTGGGAGAATTGTAGACAAG cCAGACTGGCAACCCTATCTCCCACAAAATGGGGATAATATTGAAGTGGCTTTCTCCTATTCCCCTGTGTTGTGGCCTTGGTCTGGATACTTAGCAATTTCCATCTCTGTAGCAAAGAAGGCAGCGTCTTGGGAAGGCATTGCTCAAGGTCATGTTATGATCACGGTATCATCccctgcagaaaatgaa TCTAAGAATGGTGCAGAGCAGACTTCAACGGTGAAGCTTCCAATAAAAGTGAAGATAATTCCTACTCCACCTCGTAGTAAGCGAGTCCTTTGGGATCAATATCATAATCTCCGTTATCCACCAGGATACTTCCCCAGGGATAATTTGAGGATGAAGAATGATCCATTAGATTG GAATGGTGATCATATCCATACAAACTTCAGGGACATGTACCAGCACCTAAGAAGCATGGGGTACTTTGTTGAGGTTCTTGGTTCCCCATTTACATGTTTTGATGCCAGTCAGTATG GCACTTTACTGATGGTGGACAGTGAGGAAGAGTATTTTCCTGAAGAGATCACCAAGCTGAGGAGGGATATTGATAATGGACTTTCACTTATAGTGTTTAGTGACTGGTACAACACATCTGTGATGAGAAAAGTCAAGTTTTATGATGAAAACACAAG ACAGTGGTGGATGCCGGATACTGGAGGTGCCAATATACCAGCTCTCAATGATCTGCTTTCTGTCTGGAATATGGCCTTCAGTGATGGGCTCTATGAAGGTGATTTTAGCATGGCAAATCATGAAA TGAATTATGCATCAGGATGCAGTATTGCAAAGTTTCCAGAAGATGGCATTGTCATTGCACAGACTTTTAAGGATCAAG GTCTTGAAGTTTTAAAGCAGGAGACTGCTGTAGTTGAAAATGTCCCTATTTTGGGACTTTACCAAGTTCCTTCTGAAGGCAGTGGCAGGATTGTTTTGTATGGCGACTCTAACTGCTTGGATGACAGCCATCGACAGAAAG ATTGCTTTTGGCTCCTGGATTCCCTCCTGCAGTACACTTCTTATGGGGTGACACCGCCGAGTCTCAGCCATTCGGAAAACAGACAGCGCCCGCCATCGGGAGCAGGCTACTCTCTCCCTGAGCGGATGGAAG GTAACCATCTGCATCGATACTCAAAGGTGCTCGAGGGTCACTTGGGAGACCCTAAACCCCGGGCCCTGCCTGCTTGTCCTCACCTGTCCTGGGCCAAACCACAGCCTTTGAATGAAACTGCTCCCAG CAACCTTTGGAAACATCAGAAATTACTGTCAATTGACCTCGATAAAGTGGCTTTGCCCAGTTTTCGACAGAACCGACCCCAAGTGAGACCATTGTCCCCTGGAGAAAGTGGTGCGTGGGATATTCCTGGAG GTATAATGCCTGGCCGGTACAACCAGGACGTAGGACAGACTATTCcagtctttgcttttcttggtgCCATGGTGGTTCTGGCGTTCTTTGTGGTGCAGATCAACAAAGCGAAGAGCAGGCCAAAGAGACGGAAACCACGAGTGAAGCGACCACAGCTCATGCAACAGGTTCACCCACCAAAGACACCTTCGGTGTGA
- the MBTPS1 gene encoding membrane-bound transcription factor site-1 protease isoform X3 — MKPFSLMTMKFASIWFVLVVILLCGKKHFSTRLENSSHEAHICPGCSSLALKVEFTSTVVEHEYIVAFNGYFTAKARSKFISSALKSSDIENWRIMPRNNPATDYPSDFEVIQINEKQKDGVLTLEDHPNIKRVTPQRKVFRSLKYSESDPVLHCNETRWTQKWQSSRPLRRASLSLGSGFWHATGRHSSRRLLRAIPRQVAQTLQADVLWQMGYTGAGVRVAVFDTGLSEKHPHFKNVKERTNWTNERTLDDGLGHGTFVAGVIASMRECQGFAPNAELHIFRVFTNNQVSYTSWFLDAFNYAILKKIDVLNLSIGGPDFMDHPFVDKVWELTANNVIMVSAIGNDGPLYGTLNNPADQMDVIGVGGIDFEDNIARFSSRGMTTWELPGGYGRVKPDIVTYGSGVRGSGMKGGCRSLSGTSVASPVVAGAVTLLVSTVQKREMVNPASMKQALIASARRLPGVNMFEQGHGKLDLLRAYQILNSYKPQASLSPSYIDLTECPYMWPYCSQPIYYGGMPTIVNVTILNGMGVTGRIVDKPDWQPYLPQNGDNIEVAFSYSPVLWPWSGYLAISISVAKKAASWEGIAQGHVMITVSSPAENESKNGAEQTSTVKLPIKVKIIPTPPRSKRVLWDQYHNLRYPPGYFPRDNLRMKNDPLDWNGDHIHTNFRDMYQHLRSMGYFVEVLGSPFTCFDASQYGTLLMVDSEEEYFPEEITKLRRDIDNGLSLIVFSDWYNTSVMRKVKFYDENTRQWWMPDTGGANIPALNDLLSVWNMAFSDGLYEGDFSMANHEMNYASGCSIAKFPEDGIVIAQTFKDQGLEVLKQETAVVENVPILGLYQVPSEGSGRIVLYGDSNCLDDSHRQKDCFWLLDSLLQYTSYGVTPPSLSHSENRQRPPSGAGYSLPERMEGEILHYQATEGASE, encoded by the exons ATGAAACCATTTTCTCTTATGACCATGAAGTTTGCAAGCATCTGGTTTGTTCTGGTTGTTATTTTACTCTGTGGCAAAAAACACTTCAGTACCAGGCTAGAGAATTCCTCTCATGAAGCTCACATATGTCCTGGATGTTCTAGCCTGGCTTTGAAAGTGGAATTCACTTCGACAGTCGTGGAGCATG AGTACATTGTGGCTTTTAATGGATACTTCACAGCTAAAGCTAGAAGTAAATTTATTTCAAGTGCATTAAAAAGTAGTGATATTGAGAACTGGAGGATCATGCCTCGCAACAACCCAGCCACTGACTATCCTAGTGATTTTGAAGTTATTCAGAtcaatgagaaacagaaagatggAGTACTGACACTGGAAGATCACCCAAACATCAAGCGTGTAACACCTCAGCGGAAGGTCTTCCGATCGCTCAAATATTCGGAGT CTGATCCAGTGTTGCACTGCAATGAAACCAGATGGACTCAAAAGTGGCAGTCATCTCGTCCCTTGAGAAGAGCAAGTCTTTCTTTAGGTTCTGGCTTCTGGCATGCAACAGGTCGACACTCAAGCAGGCGTTTGCTGAGAGCTATCCCTCGCCAAGTTGCTCAGACCTTGCAGGCAGATGTCCTCTGGCAGATGGGTTACACAG GTGCTGGTGTAAGAGTAGCTGTGTTTGACACTGGTCTGAGTGAGAAACACCCACATTTCAAAAATGTAAAGGAGAGAACAAACTGGACTAATGAGAGAACCTTGGATGATG GCTTAGGCCATGGAACTTTTGTAGCAGGTGTGATAGCCAGCATGAGAGAATGCCAGGGATTTGCTCCAAATGCTGAACTGCACATTTTTAGAGTGTTCACCAATAACCAG GTCTCATACACATCTTGGTTTCTCGATGCCTTTAATTACGCAATTTTAAAGAAGATAGATGTATTGAATCTAAGTATTGGTGGGCCAGACTTCATGGATCATCCATTTGTTGACAAA GTATGGGAACTGACAGCTAACAATGTCATCATGGTCTCTGCTATTGGCAACGATGGCCCTTTGTATGG GACTCTAAATAACCCTGCTGACCAGATGGATGTGATTGGAGTGGGTGGCATTGACTTTGAAGATAATATAGCTCGCTTTTCATCTAGGGGAATGACCACTTGG GAGCTGCCTGGAGGTTACGGTAGAGTGAAGCCTGATATTGTTACTTATGGCTCTGGAGTGAGAGGTTCTGGTATGAAAGGTGGATGCCGCTCTCTCTCTGGGACAAGTGTAGCATCTCCTGTGGTGGCAGGTGCTGTTACTTTGTTAGTGAG CACAGTTCAGAAGCGTGAAATGGTGAATCCAGCAAGTATGAAGCAGGCACTTATTGCATCAGCACGTAGACTTCCTGGAGTCAACATGTTTGAACAAGGACATGGCAAGTTGGATCTTCTGAGAGCTTATCAGATCCTCAACAGCTATAAACCACAAGCCAG TTTGAGTCCAAGCTATATTGACCTGACGGAATGTCCCTACATGTGGCCCTATTGTTCTCAGCCCATATATTATGGAGGGATGCCAACCATTGTTAATGTTACTATCCTTAATGGTATGGGAGTCACTGGGAGAATTGTAGACAAG cCAGACTGGCAACCCTATCTCCCACAAAATGGGGATAATATTGAAGTGGCTTTCTCCTATTCCCCTGTGTTGTGGCCTTGGTCTGGATACTTAGCAATTTCCATCTCTGTAGCAAAGAAGGCAGCGTCTTGGGAAGGCATTGCTCAAGGTCATGTTATGATCACGGTATCATCccctgcagaaaatgaa TCTAAGAATGGTGCAGAGCAGACTTCAACGGTGAAGCTTCCAATAAAAGTGAAGATAATTCCTACTCCACCTCGTAGTAAGCGAGTCCTTTGGGATCAATATCATAATCTCCGTTATCCACCAGGATACTTCCCCAGGGATAATTTGAGGATGAAGAATGATCCATTAGATTG GAATGGTGATCATATCCATACAAACTTCAGGGACATGTACCAGCACCTAAGAAGCATGGGGTACTTTGTTGAGGTTCTTGGTTCCCCATTTACATGTTTTGATGCCAGTCAGTATG GCACTTTACTGATGGTGGACAGTGAGGAAGAGTATTTTCCTGAAGAGATCACCAAGCTGAGGAGGGATATTGATAATGGACTTTCACTTATAGTGTTTAGTGACTGGTACAACACATCTGTGATGAGAAAAGTCAAGTTTTATGATGAAAACACAAG ACAGTGGTGGATGCCGGATACTGGAGGTGCCAATATACCAGCTCTCAATGATCTGCTTTCTGTCTGGAATATGGCCTTCAGTGATGGGCTCTATGAAGGTGATTTTAGCATGGCAAATCATGAAA TGAATTATGCATCAGGATGCAGTATTGCAAAGTTTCCAGAAGATGGCATTGTCATTGCACAGACTTTTAAGGATCAAG GTCTTGAAGTTTTAAAGCAGGAGACTGCTGTAGTTGAAAATGTCCCTATTTTGGGACTTTACCAAGTTCCTTCTGAAGGCAGTGGCAGGATTGTTTTGTATGGCGACTCTAACTGCTTGGATGACAGCCATCGACAGAAAG ATTGCTTTTGGCTCCTGGATTCCCTCCTGCAGTACACTTCTTATGGGGTGACACCGCCGAGTCTCAGCCATTCGGAAAACAGACAGCGCCCGCCATCGGGAGCAGGCTACTCTCTCCCTGAGCGGATGGAAGGTGAGATCCTTCATTACCAAGCGACTGAGGGAGCATCAGAGTGA